One Mycolicibacterium sp. TUM20985 genomic window, GCGCGGTGTCGTACATATTCCGCAGTCCAACTTCCAAATGGGCGAAGTCATGCAGCAGGGCAGCGTTTAGGCTGGTGCTCCACTCGTACAGCGCCAAGGCACGCGATCTGTCGTGGCCAGCCATCCTCAAGTACGTTGCGAATCGATCGGAACTCAACCAGCTCTCGACCCATGGTCCGTACGGCACCGCCATGCCAGGCAGTCAACCACGGCGTTGCTGGTCGGTACGGCAGCCGTGTAGACTTCTCTACACAAAGGCCAGAGTCGCATCCCAACGGATGTTCTGGTTGAGATTTCAGAAGAGCCCGGTATTCGACCCAAGCGGCCGACCCGGGCTCTTTGCATTGACGATCGCGGACGAGCTGGCAGGGTGACTCAGCTGACCGTGAGTCGCAGCGTCGTAACTTCTTCGTTCGGCACAAGCGCCCATCCTCCCTGGACCGGGTCGCCGTGATCGCGCATCATTCTTGCTGCATCAAGCAGAGCGGAGTTGAGGTTGTCGGTTAGGACTTGCGTGCGGCCTTCGTCGTCGTAGAGCACCCACCCCGCGGCGGTCTCGCTTAGCATGAAGGTCACCACGCTTACAAACCTACGGCCTCCTCGAGAATGTCGGCTAAGCACCTCCGATGGGCGCCTCATGAGATTGCACGGGCGAGCTGAGCAGCGAAACCTGGTCCGTCGTTGACCAAGGCGTAGCCGCCAGCCAGGCCGCCCTGGTTGCAGAGTGTCCTTCGCCGCCGCACCTTCCGGTACGTCACGACGCCGGTATCGTGATGCACGCGTCGGACCAGGAGCACTGCCGTGCGTGGCACGACTGCGGTAGGGAATCGGCTGCCGGAGTCGCCGTACACCGCTTGGCTGCGCGACCAACGCCGCACGATCCGCCGAGCTGTCAGATACGCGTCCTGGGCGACCTCCACTACGGCGATCGCCTTCTTGAGTCCGTAAACGCCCCAGAATCGGCCAGGCCCGCGTCCCGGCCGCTGCCAGAGTTCGGGCACGACGTGCTGATATTCCTTGTCGCCGTCTAGGTTTGGCGATGAGTGCTTGGTGAAGTAGATGGCCAGGCGTTTCGGGTCGCAGGCTTTCAGTCCGTTGCGCACGTCGATGGCAGTTCCGGCGAGTCGGTGCCTTGCCCTCTGCTCGGGGTCGGGATGGTCGACAACCTGAGCCCACGTGTCGGACAACCAATGAGCGAAGCTGACACCCGAGCGGCCCGGTGAGGTTGGCGGCGCCATCCACAGATGAATGTGGGGTGCGCCGCGCCGCTGAAACTCCAACTTCCAAATGTAGCGAGCCGGCTCGCCATACTCACGTTGAAAGCGTTTGCGCCACAACACCATGTGCCGCTTAACGCTGGGCCCATCGGGGGCTACGATTTCCCACTCGCCGGGATAGGTCAGGGTGACCATCGCCGGAACACGACCAGATTCCACCAGCGGGATGTAGTCGAGTTCGGCAAAGGTGCGGCACATCGCCGACCGTGATTTCCGGGACCACTCGGTAATGACACCGCCAGTACCGCGCTGGTCGTCTTCCGTAGGACTCCGTCGTGTCAAAGACACGACGGTCTGATCATCGTCCCCATCTGTGACGGCGATGTCGTTTCTCACATGGAATTTCGCCTCGTCAACGTCACGTTGGTGATGGCTGACTGCCCGCTCGGCGGTCTTCTCGGCACGGACAGGATTGGTCCATCCGAGTCGCACGACGCCGGGGCCGATGGTGATGCGGAACCGCCCGGATTCCGGTTCGACACCAAGGCGCTCCGAGCCACAAGCCCACGGTGCTGCTGGTTCGAACAGTGCTGCAGCTGCGTTGACCATCTCGGGGCTCGGGAACCGCAGTCCCAATGCGT contains:
- a CDS encoding rolling circle replication-associated protein — its product is MPSNASSTTGSTPSMQGSTSASQHPAVRQSSAGAAVDGRSRAPEAARPQGARATVVGRTSTGAPDLTPALDSGLVICAENVRDPASDGIATGDLRAIDALGLRFPSPEMVNAAAALFEPAAPWACGSERLGVEPESGRFRITIGPGVVRLGWTNPVRAEKTAERAVSHHQRDVDEAKFHVRNDIAVTDGDDDQTVVSLTRRSPTEDDQRGTGGVITEWSRKSRSAMCRTFAELDYIPLVESGRVPAMVTLTYPGEWEIVAPDGPSVKRHMVLWRKRFQREYGEPARYIWKLEFQRRGAPHIHLWMAPPTSPGRSGVSFAHWLSDTWAQVVDHPDPEQRARHRLAGTAIDVRNGLKACDPKRLAIYFTKHSSPNLDGDKEYQHVVPELWQRPGRGPGRFWGVYGLKKAIAVVEVAQDAYLTARRIVRRWSRSQAVYGDSGSRFPTAVVPRTAVLLVRRVHHDTGVVTYRKVRRRRTLCNQGGLAGGYALVNDGPGFAAQLARAIS